One Erysipelothrix amsterdamensis DNA window includes the following coding sequences:
- a CDS encoding 2-hydroxycarboxylate transporter family protein, whose translation MSEKKQLKFYGIQWPIMLAILAIGALGIFTETFGTDMPATLLVMFTIGIPLYEIGNRIPIWNKYVGGGIVLAFLGTSAMVYFNILPEVYVESIGNFTEKVNFLNLFIIVLITGSVLSLDRKVLLKSFVGYIPAILGGLLGAFLLASVVGIFFGKAPQDIILNYVLPVMGGGNGGGAVPLSQMYADVTGLPSENYYQFAIIILTVANIFAIMMASLLDRLGELRPNLTGNKSTILRNESEELVKEDEKYDPTLQDVAAGLVLGLACFGFGFLMSKLILPSIFGVKIHNLAYMIIFVVILAATGVVPQNIREGAKRLQSFFSKYLVLIIMVGVGVDLDLGELARALSFSNVILALAIVVGATLGSAIVGWFVGFYPIDAAITAGLCMANRGGSGDLAVLGAGDRMGLMAYAQLSSRLGGAIVLIIGSILFSIFM comes from the coding sequence ATGTCAGAGAAAAAACAACTTAAGTTTTACGGGATTCAATGGCCAATTATGCTAGCAATCCTTGCAATCGGTGCACTCGGAATCTTTACAGAAACATTCGGAACCGATATGCCTGCAACACTATTAGTTATGTTTACAATAGGTATTCCACTTTATGAAATCGGAAACCGTATCCCAATTTGGAATAAATATGTTGGGGGAGGAATTGTTCTTGCGTTCTTAGGAACATCCGCAATGGTATACTTCAATATTCTTCCAGAAGTATATGTAGAATCAATTGGAAACTTTACAGAAAAAGTAAACTTCTTAAACTTATTTATTATTGTATTAATTACCGGAAGTGTTTTATCACTTGATCGTAAAGTTTTACTTAAGAGCTTTGTAGGATATATTCCTGCAATCCTTGGTGGATTATTAGGAGCATTCTTACTTGCTTCAGTTGTTGGAATTTTCTTCGGGAAAGCACCACAAGATATTATCTTAAACTATGTTCTACCTGTAATGGGTGGTGGTAATGGTGGTGGAGCAGTTCCACTATCACAAATGTATGCGGATGTTACCGGTCTTCCAAGTGAAAACTACTACCAATTCGCTATCATTATTCTTACAGTCGCAAATATCTTTGCAATCATGATGGCATCATTACTTGACCGTCTTGGTGAATTACGTCCGAACTTAACAGGTAATAAGAGCACAATCTTACGTAATGAATCTGAAGAACTTGTTAAAGAAGATGAAAAATATGATCCAACACTTCAAGATGTTGCTGCTGGACTTGTATTAGGACTTGCTTGCTTTGGTTTTGGATTCTTAATGAGTAAATTAATCTTACCAAGTATCTTTGGTGTTAAGATTCATAATCTTGCTTACATGATTATCTTTGTAGTTATCTTAGCTGCAACAGGTGTTGTACCTCAAAATATTCGTGAAGGTGCAAAACGTCTTCAATCATTCTTCTCAAAATACCTTGTACTAATTATCATGGTTGGAGTTGGTGTTGATTTAGACCTTGGTGAACTTGCTCGTGCATTATCATTCAGTAACGTTATTCTTGCCCTTGCAATTGTTGTAGGAGCAACACTTGGTTCCGCTATCGTTGGTTGGTTCGTAGGATTCTACCCAATCGATGCAGCGATTACAGCTGGTTTATGTATGGCGAACCGTGGTGGTTCTGGAGACCTTGCTGTTCTTGGAGCTGGAGACCGTATGGGACTGATGGCTTATGCACAATTATCATCCCGTCTTGGTGGGGCGATCGTGCTCATCATCGGATCCATATTATTCTCAATCTTTATGTAA
- a CDS encoding pyruvate carboxylase subunit B, with product MQTIKINDVTVRDGNQSLLATRMEHEDILKILAEMDQVGLNAIEVWGGATFDGALRFFKRSPWQNLRDMKRVAPNTPFSMLLRGQNIVGYHHYDNDTLERFIRLSLENGIDIIRVFDALNDIENVKNAIYFIKKHGGHCQGAISYTVSPVHNIDYYVTYAKQLVEAGSDSICIKDMAGILLPDVTFELVKRLKEELDVPINLHSHATTGLSSLVFEQAMKAGVDIVDGCISPFSNGTSHIALETLLETAHVTNRETTLTHTALQGAYEEANELATKYIASGQYPAKALMINPNILTYQVPGGMLSNLMSQLKDQGASDRYEEVLKEIPKVREDLGYPPLVTPLSQMVGTQAVLNVLTGTRYKMVPKEIKDYAMGLYGTFPGPVNEEIINLILKDEKRVEKQPVESMPSVYEASKIELESKLGREALEEEVLSYILFPQNAILEGEEPKVRPEFIEFKMFDGGAVK from the coding sequence ATGCAAACAATTAAAATTAATGATGTAACGGTACGTGATGGAAATCAGTCGTTACTTGCAACACGTATGGAACATGAAGACATCCTTAAAATTTTAGCGGAAATGGACCAAGTAGGTCTGAATGCGATTGAAGTTTGGGGCGGTGCTACCTTTGATGGTGCACTTCGTTTCTTTAAGCGCAGTCCATGGCAAAATTTAAGAGATATGAAACGCGTTGCACCCAATACACCTTTTTCGATGTTGTTACGAGGTCAAAACATTGTAGGATATCACCATTATGATAACGATACGTTAGAACGATTTATTCGTCTAAGTCTTGAAAATGGGATTGATATTATTCGTGTATTTGATGCTTTGAATGATATTGAAAATGTAAAGAATGCAATCTATTTTATTAAGAAACATGGTGGACACTGTCAAGGAGCAATTTCTTATACGGTAAGTCCTGTTCATAATATTGATTATTATGTTACTTATGCAAAACAGTTGGTTGAAGCTGGATCGGACTCGATTTGTATCAAAGATATGGCGGGAATTTTATTACCGGATGTAACCTTTGAACTTGTGAAGCGTTTAAAAGAAGAACTTGATGTTCCAATTAACCTTCATTCACATGCAACAACAGGTCTTTCAAGTCTTGTTTTTGAACAAGCGATGAAAGCTGGTGTCGATATTGTGGATGGTTGTATTTCACCATTTTCAAATGGAACATCCCATATTGCATTGGAAACACTGCTCGAAACTGCACATGTCACAAATCGTGAAACTACACTTACACACACTGCCTTACAAGGCGCATACGAAGAAGCAAATGAACTTGCAACGAAATACATTGCAAGTGGTCAATATCCTGCGAAAGCATTAATGATTAATCCCAATATTTTAACGTATCAAGTTCCTGGTGGAATGCTCAGTAATTTAATGAGTCAGTTAAAAGATCAAGGTGCATCCGATCGTTACGAAGAAGTTCTAAAAGAAATTCCAAAAGTTCGTGAAGATTTGGGTTATCCACCGTTAGTAACACCCCTGTCACAAATGGTAGGAACACAAGCGGTCTTGAATGTCTTAACAGGCACCCGTTATAAAATGGTACCTAAGGAAATTAAAGATTATGCTATGGGTCTTTATGGCACATTCCCAGGTCCTGTTAACGAGGAGATTATTAACCTTATCTTGAAAGATGAAAAACGTGTTGAAAAACAACCTGTTGAATCCATGCCAAGTGTTTATGAAGCAAGTAAAATTGAACTTGAATCAAAATTGGGTCGTGAAGCTTTAGAAGAAGAAGTGTTATCCTATATTCTCTTCCCTCAAAATGCTATTTTAGAAGGTGAAGAACCTAAAGTTCGTCCTGAATTCATTGAGTTCAAGATGTTTGATGGAGGAGCTGTGAAATGA
- a CDS encoding OadG family transporter subunit, which translates to MSPTFTFLDGLTVSLFSMLVVFVILLLLALVLQVFTAVLSKFDKPEAPTEQRIEDNDEERRLVAKLVVSCLAQENESQNIRIKSIKRVK; encoded by the coding sequence ATGAGTCCAACATTTACATTTTTAGATGGATTAACTGTGAGTTTATTTTCAATGCTTGTTGTGTTTGTTATTCTTTTACTTTTGGCGCTTGTACTTCAAGTATTTACAGCGGTGTTGTCGAAGTTTGATAAACCGGAAGCACCAACAGAACAAAGAATTGAAGATAATGATGAAGAACGTCGTCTTGTTGCGAAACTTGTTGTGAGCTGTTTAGCTCAAGAAAACGAGTCTCAAAATATTCGTATTAAATCAATTAAGAGAGTTAAGTAG